From Glycine soja cultivar W05 chromosome 4, ASM419377v2, whole genome shotgun sequence, the proteins below share one genomic window:
- the LOC114408174 gene encoding GLABRA2 expression modulator-like — MKAKCIALQHKVPKEHAASSSDNTQKLVHWSPELVTESTFTSSPHKPRSNPYFSSSSSFSQPPTTFMETVVTVRNVLGRWGKKAAEATKKAESLAGNAWQHYNFSV; from the exons ATGAAGGCCAAGTGCATCGCCCTCCAGCACAAGGTCCCGAAGGAACACGCCGCATCGTCATCTGACAACACACAAAAATTGGTGCACTGGAGCCCCGAATTGGTTACCGAATCCACCTTCACCTCTTCCCCTCACAAACCGCGCTCCAATCCATacttttcctcttcttcttccttctcccaaCCTCCCACAACGTTCATGG AGACGGTGGTGACTGTTCGCAATGTGCTGGGAAGATGGGGCAAGAAGGCCGCAGAGGCTACTAAGAAGGCTGAGAGTCTCGCTGGAAACGCGTGGCAGCACTATAATTTTTCTGtttag